One window of the Triticum dicoccoides isolate Atlit2015 ecotype Zavitan chromosome 3B, WEW_v2.0, whole genome shotgun sequence genome contains the following:
- the LOC119276218 gene encoding inactive protein kinase SELMODRAFT_444075-like, giving the protein MASSIKQQQLLLQQRKGKAVADKGAPAAAAAEEKVVVAVRAAIREISKTAIVWALTHVVQPGGSIILLVVIPAQSSGRKFWGFPLFAGDCASGHKTMLDQKSDVSELCSQMMLKLHDVYDASKINVKVKVVSGSPPGVVAAESKRAQASWVVLDKELKHEEKRCMEELQCNIVVMKRSQPKVLRLNLMGSPDKESKGSCSLPAVLDSSVGKTATDVKEPRSSVRGPAVTPNSSPDLETPFGSTEAGTSSVSSSDPGTSPFCASETTVSLKKEVQATKDKIQHSDVNISDTDSEILSPSATFSLQQWMVEILQGSASSKPPRKTRTPTADTLLEKISKLDLLHEISSMRSRSDLNFRGNVRDAVSLARSAPPGPPPLCSICQHKAPVFGKPPRWFSYAELELATGGFSQANFLAEGGFGSVHRGVLPDGQAIAVKQHKLASSQGDVEFCSEVEVLSCAQHRNVVMLIGFCVEERRRLLVYEYICNGSLDSHLYGRNNKDTLEWAARQKIAVGAARGLRYLHEECRVGCIIHRDMRPNNILVTHDFEPLVGDFGLARWQPDGDMGVETRVIGTFGYLAPEYAQSGQITEKADVYSFGVVLVELVTGRKAVDISRPKGQQFLTEWARHLLEDNAVDELIDPCLGDRYSENEVRCMLHAANLCIRRDPHSRPRMSHVLRLLEGDMVVDSVSVSAPSSDSASRSWRKANDQQHYQDYSSPARQDSQRVVGRKQQSYDALRAAWDRDKKSISNRY; this is encoded by the exons ATGGCTAGCTCTATCAAGCAGCAGCAACTgctgttgcagcagaggaagggAAAGGCCGTGGCTGACAAGGGCGcaccggctgctgctgctgctgaggagaaggtggtggtggcggtgcgtGCTGCCATTAGGGAGATCTCCAAGACAGCCATCGTCTGGGCTTTGACGCACGTCGTGCAGCCCGGCGGCAGCATCATACTCCTCGTTGTCATCCCGGCACAGAGCTCTG GCAGGAAGTTCTGGGGCTTTCCTCTATTTGCGGGAGATTGCGCAAGTGGCCATAAGACCATGTTGGATCAGAAGTCAGATGTCTCAGAGCTGTGTTCCCAAATGATGCTCAAACTTCATGATGTTTATGATGCAAGCAAG ATAAATGTTAAGGTTAAGGTTGTTTCTGGATCTCCTCCTGGTGTCGTAGCTGCTGAATCTAAGCGAGCACAAGCAAGCTGGGTTGTGCTAGATAA GGAGTTGAAGCATGAAGAGAAGCGTTGCATGGAAGAGTTACAGTGCAACATTGTTGTCATGAAGCGTTCTCAGCCTAAAGTTCTCCGTCTGAATCTTATGGGATCTCCCGATAAAGAGTCCAAAGGATCCTGTTCACTTCCAGCAGTGTTGGATAGTTCTGTTGGTAAAACAGCAACTGATGTAAAGGAGCCGCGGAGTTCAGTTCGAGGACCAGCTGTAACACCAAATAGCAGCCCAGACTTAGAGACGCCTTTTGGAAGTACCGAAGCGGGAACATCCTCAGTCTCAAGTTCAGATCCAGGGACTTCTCCATTTTGTGCTTCTGAAACAACTGTTTCTCTAAAGAAAGAGGTACAAGCAACAAAGGATAAGATCCAGCATTCGGATGTCAATATTTCTGATACCGACAGTGAAATATTGAGTCCCTCAGCAACCTTCTCGCTTCAGCAATGGATGGTCGAAATTCTACAGGGATCTGCATCCTCAAAACCGCCACGAAAAACTCGCACCCCAACTGCAGATACTTTGCTTGAGAAGATCTCCAAGTTAGATCTTTTGCATGAAATAAGTTCTATGAGAAGCAGATCAGACTTAAACTTTAGAGGAAATGTCAGGGACGCTGTCTCGTTAGCAAGGAGCGCACCTCCTGGGCCGCCTCCATTGTGTTCGATATGTCAGCACAAGGCTCCTGTGTTTGGGAAACCTCCTCGGTGGTTTAGTTACGCTGAACTTGAACTTGCAACGGGTGGTTTCTCCCAGGCAAATTTCCTGGCTGAAGGTGGATTTGGATCTGTTCATCGAGGCGTCCTTCCTGATGGTCAGGCAATTGCTGTCAAGCAACATAAGCTTGCTAGTTCCCAGGGTGATGTTGAATTTTGCTCAGAGGTGGAAGTTCTGAGTTGTGCACAACACCGTAATGTTGTAATGCTCATTGGTTTTTGTGTTGAGGAAAGGAGGCGTTTACTGGTTTATGAGTACATCTGCAATGGATCCTTGGACTCACATCTTTATG GTCGCAATAATAAAGACACACTGGAATGGGCAGCTAGACAAAAGATTGCTGTTGGTGCTGCTCGAGGGTTGCGGTATCTACACGAGGAATGTAGAGTTGGCTGCATTATCCATCGGGACATGAGACCAAACAACATCCTTGTCACACATGATTTTGAACCTCTG GTTGGAGATTTTGGTCTAGCACGATGGCAACCCGATGGAGACATGGGTGTTGAAACAAGAGTCATCGGCACATTTGG TTATCTGGCACCAGAGTATGCGCAGAGTGGACAAATAACAGAGAAGGCTGATGTATACAGTTTTGGTGTCGTGTTGGTAGAACTTGTCACTGGGCGCAAGGCTGTTGACATTAGCCGACCTAAGGGCCAACAGTTTCTAACTGAATGG GCACGCCATCTCTTGGAGGATAATGCAGTCGACGAGCTCATAGACCCATGCTTGGGGGACCGATACAGCGAAAATGAGGTCCGTTGCATGTTGCATGCCGCAAACCTGTGCATACGACGTGATCCTCATTCAAGGCCTCGCATGTCTCAT GTTCTTCGCTTGCTCGAGGGCGACATGGTTGTCGATTCCGTCTCCGTTTCGGCCCCAAGTAGCGATTCTGCGAGCAGGAGCTGGCGAAAGGCAAATGATCAACAGCATTATCAGGACTACAGCAGCCCAGCCCGGCAAGATTCGCAGCGAGTGGTTGGAAGGAAACAACAATCTTATGACGCTTTGAGGGCTGCCTGGGACCGAGACAAGAAGAGCATCTCTAACCGATATTAA